The genomic segment ACAGCGGGACACAACCACTCTCTCAAAGACCAAGCTGAGGAGGCGTACGACGCATGTCTTACGAGCACCTACGGGGCGTCATGCCAAGCACTGAGCGCGCCATGATCAGCTCCGCGCCGGCGCCGATTGCACGGCCCCACTTGACCGTGGTCCCTGATGCGCCAATCGCATTCGAGCCCGAGCCGTTGCCGGAACCCGAACTCACTCCGGACCAATGGCAGGACCGCGCGCTGTGCGCGCAGACCGACCCGGAGGCCTTCTTCCCGGAGAAGGGTGGGTCGACTCGCGAAGCCAAGAAGATCTGCCTGGGTTGCGAGGTACGGCATGAGTGCCTGGAGTATGCGCTGGCACATGACGAGCGCTTCGGCATCTGGGGTGGCCTCTCCGAGCGTGAGCGCCGCCGCCTTAAGCGCGGCATTATCTGACCGCTGAACCCACTTTGGGGTTATTCGTCGTCGATCGTCGGGTCGATGACCGTCGGTTCGACGTCGAGGTAGATGGCCACCTGAGCCACCAGAATCTCGTGCAGTAATTCGCCAAGTTCGACGGTGTCTTTGGCGCGTCGTTCGATGGGCTTGCGGAACAAGACAATTCGCGCCCGCGTCGAGTTTCCTCGGACGTCTACCCCGGCGGGGATCAAGCGGGCCAGCGCGATCGGTCCATCGGCGACGACCTCGGGCGGCCACTGCACGCTGTCGGGATCCTTGGCGGCGATGCGTGGAATTTCGTCGACCGCCACGTCGAGTTCCGACACTCGTGATTGCCAGCGCCGCTCGATGGGTTCGTAGGCCTCGAGCACCGCCATGTCGAATCGCTCGGCCCGGCTGCGCCACCCGGGCACCGTCGGCGGCAGCAAAGGACCGCGCATATCACGCCCGCGCCGAGTGGCCCGGTGCCCAGGCGTTCGGCCCGACGGCCGTCCGTTGCGCGGGAAACTGCGCGAATCACCCACGCGCCGATGGTAACGGTTGGACATCGTGGCCCGAACGGATGCGCGTGTCCGGCGCTTCGGCGGCGTTTGTCCACGATAGCCTTTCCGACGTGAACGTTCCCCGTCGCTGCTGCCGGCCAGGGTGCCCGCACTACGCCGTGGCGACCTTGACGTTCGTCTACTCGGACTCGACGGCAGTGGTAGGCCCGCTCGCGACCGCACGCGAACCGCATTCGTGGGACTTGTGCGTCGGTCACGCCGGCCGCATCACGGCCCCCCGCGGATGGGAGCTGGTACGCCACGCCGGGCCCCTGAATTCGGAGCCTACGAATCCCGATGAAGACGACCTGGTCGCGCTTGCCGACGCCGTGCGCGAAGGCGGTGCGGGCGAGGCGTCCTTGCCGCACGTGGGCGGCACCGGCATGCCGTTGAACGGCTTCCCCGCGCGAGCGGCAAATGTCGCCGCCGACCCGCATCTGCACCACACCGGAGCCCAGGCCACCGCGCCCAGCAGCCATCTGCTCGCGCCGCCGGAAAAACGGTCCGGTCGCCGCCGCGGGCATCTGCGGGTGTTGCCCGATCCGTCCGACTAGGGCACCGCTCGGGCCGATAGGCTGACGCCAAGAGGCAAATCAATCCATGGCGTCAAGGAGGCCCCGCATGTCTCGGCCCGCCGCGACTGTCCACCGTGTCATCAAGGCTTATGACATTCGTGGGCTGGTCGGCGAAGAGATCGACGAGTCGCTGGTCGCCGATGTCGGGGCAGCGTTCGCCGCGTTGATGCGCGACGAAGGCGCGCAACGCGTGGCGATCGGACACGACATGCGCGATAGCTCGCCGTCGCTCGCCGCTGCCTTTGCGGCCGGGGTGACCAACCAGGGCCTGGACGTAGTGCGGATCGGGTTGGCGTCGACCGACCAGCTGTATTTCGCCTCGGGGTCACTCGACTGCCCCGGCGCGATGTTCACCGCCAGCCATAACCCCGCCGCCTACAACGGCATCAAACTCTGCCGGGCCGGCGCGAAACCGGTCGGTGCGGACACCGGGCTGAAAGTGATCACCGAACACGTGATCGCCGGAGTCGCGGGCTACGACGGGAAGCCGGGGACCATCACCGATCGCGATGTGCTCTGCGACTATGGCGAGTTCCTGCGGTCGCTGGTGACGACAACCGGATTACGGCCGCTGCGGGTGGCGGTCGACGCCGGCAACGGCATGGCCGGTCACACCGCACCGGCGGTGTTCGGCCCGATCGACTCGATCACGTTGTTGCCGTTGTACTTCGAGCTCGACGGGTCGTTTCCGAATCACGAGGCCAATCCGCTCGACGCGGCCAACCTGCTGGATTTGCAGTGCTACGTCCGCGAGACCGGCGCCGACATCGGATTGGCCTTCGACGGCGACGCCGACCGGTGCTTCGTGGTCGACGAACGCGGGATGCCGGTTTCTCCTTCGACGGTGACGAGCCTGGTGGCCGCGCGCGAGATCGGCCGGGAAATCGGCGCCACCGTCATCCACAATCTGATCACGTCGCGGGCGGTGCCCGAACTGGTCGCCGAGCGCGGCGGCACACCGT from the Mycobacterium lentiflavum genome contains:
- a CDS encoding WhiB family transcriptional regulator, producing the protein MSYEHLRGVMPSTERAMISSAPAPIARPHLTVVPDAPIAFEPEPLPEPELTPDQWQDRALCAQTDPEAFFPEKGGSTREAKKICLGCEVRHECLEYALAHDERFGIWGGLSERERRRLKRGII
- a CDS encoding metallopeptidase family protein; translated protein: MRGPLLPPTVPGWRSRAERFDMAVLEAYEPIERRWQSRVSELDVAVDEIPRIAAKDPDSVQWPPEVVADGPIALARLIPAGVDVRGNSTRARIVLFRKPIERRAKDTVELGELLHEILVAQVAIYLDVEPTVIDPTIDDE
- a CDS encoding DUF3499 domain-containing protein, producing MNVPRRCCRPGCPHYAVATLTFVYSDSTAVVGPLATAREPHSWDLCVGHAGRITAPRGWELVRHAGPLNSEPTNPDEDDLVALADAVREGGAGEASLPHVGGTGMPLNGFPARAANVAADPHLHHTGAQATAPSSHLLAPPEKRSGRRRGHLRVLPDPSD
- a CDS encoding phosphomannomutase/phosphoglucomutase encodes the protein MSRPAATVHRVIKAYDIRGLVGEEIDESLVADVGAAFAALMRDEGAQRVAIGHDMRDSSPSLAAAFAAGVTNQGLDVVRIGLASTDQLYFASGSLDCPGAMFTASHNPAAYNGIKLCRAGAKPVGADTGLKVITEHVIAGVAGYDGKPGTITDRDVLCDYGEFLRSLVTTTGLRPLRVAVDAGNGMAGHTAPAVFGPIDSITLLPLYFELDGSFPNHEANPLDAANLLDLQCYVRETGADIGLAFDGDADRCFVVDERGMPVSPSTVTSLVAAREIGREIGATVIHNLITSRAVPELVAERGGTPLRSRVGHSYIKALMAETGAIFGGEHSAHYYFRDFWGADSGMLAALHVLAALGEQDRPLSELTADYQRYESSGEINFKVADAAQCVDAVLKSFGSRIHSIDHVDGVTVDLGDGSWFNLRTSNTEPLLRLNAEGRTTEDVDAMVAEISAEIAGQVQRSEGVP